A stretch of the Archangium violaceum genome encodes the following:
- a CDS encoding LolA family protein, translated as MYLEKLLVTLLAAPVIAPVPSTVAHQVVAQAPAPQAPAPKAAPKAAEAPKAAGKKVAPEVKDLVERMQAFYEKTQDFSADFKQDYKYKALRRTQSSTGTVIYKKPGLMRWEYEKPSKRTFVLAGEKVYAYDPEAQTLSVGRIDTSQLSASVTFLFGQGKLADEFSISKGACKDCKGTLLVLDPLKDEPRFRQVRLEVDPKTAQVLKSTVVDPDGSENAIAFLNLKTNVGIDSDRFKINPPEGTRIDDFTKAMRK; from the coding sequence ATGTACCTCGAGAAGCTGCTCGTGACCCTGCTCGCCGCGCCGGTGATTGCCCCGGTGCCCTCCACCGTTGCCCATCAAGTGGTCGCCCAGGCGCCAGCCCCGCAGGCCCCCGCTCCCAAAGCCGCCCCCAAGGCCGCCGAGGCTCCCAAGGCCGCCGGGAAGAAGGTGGCTCCGGAGGTGAAGGACCTGGTGGAACGGATGCAGGCCTTCTACGAGAAGACGCAGGACTTCTCGGCCGACTTCAAGCAGGACTACAAGTACAAGGCCCTGCGGCGCACGCAGAGCTCGACGGGCACGGTCATCTACAAGAAGCCGGGCCTGATGCGTTGGGAGTACGAGAAGCCCTCCAAGCGCACCTTCGTGCTCGCGGGCGAGAAGGTGTACGCGTACGACCCGGAGGCGCAGACGCTGAGCGTGGGCCGCATCGACACCAGCCAGTTGTCGGCCTCGGTGACGTTCCTCTTCGGCCAGGGGAAGCTGGCGGACGAGTTCTCCATCAGCAAGGGCGCATGCAAGGACTGCAAGGGCACGCTGCTGGTGCTGGATCCGCTGAAGGACGAGCCGCGCTTCCGCCAGGTGCGCCTGGAGGTGGACCCGAAGACGGCGCAGGTGCTGAAGAGCACGGTGGTGGATCCGGATGGCAGCGAGAACGCCATCGCCTTCCTCAACCTGAAGACGAACGTGGGCATCGACTCGGATCGGTTCAAGATCAACCCGCCCGAGGGCACGCGCATCGACGACTTCACGAAGGCGATGCGGAAGTAG
- a CDS encoding TrmH family RNA methyltransferase: protein MAGGGPRYEKLEKAPIDPESLLLDVRKEKIDKVISHRTRTFTIVLDRLEDSFNIAAVLRTCEANGLQEVHVIVNPEAPFMPNSRVGQGCDKWLDVRLYKDFASCREHLKSRGFSLYASAIREDATSLYSMRFDSKIALIFGNEREGVSPEVLAGSDGTFWIPMRGFSQSLNISAAASACITRAISWREEHLGRVGDLTEAEAQELRDRFYVLAVKQRKRIFKKPSTPRP from the coding sequence ATGGCTGGCGGCGGTCCCCGTTACGAGAAGCTCGAGAAGGCTCCGATCGACCCGGAGTCCCTCCTGCTCGATGTGCGCAAGGAGAAGATCGACAAGGTCATCTCCCACCGCACGCGCACCTTCACCATCGTGCTCGATCGGCTGGAGGACAGCTTCAACATCGCCGCCGTGCTCCGCACCTGCGAGGCCAATGGCCTCCAGGAGGTGCACGTCATCGTCAACCCCGAGGCGCCCTTCATGCCCAACTCGCGGGTGGGGCAGGGGTGCGACAAGTGGCTCGACGTGAGGCTCTACAAGGACTTCGCCTCGTGCCGCGAGCACCTCAAGTCGCGGGGCTTCTCCCTGTACGCCTCGGCCATCCGCGAAGATGCCACCAGCCTCTACTCGATGCGCTTCGACTCGAAGATCGCCCTCATCTTCGGCAACGAGCGCGAGGGCGTGAGTCCGGAGGTGCTGGCGGGCTCGGATGGCACCTTCTGGATTCCCATGCGCGGCTTCAGCCAGAGCCTGAACATCTCCGCCGCGGCCTCCGCGTGCATCACCCGGGCGATCTCCTGGCGCGAGGAGCACCTGGGCCGCGTGGGAGACCTGACCGAGGCCGAGGCCCAGGAACTGCGCGACCGCTTCTATGTGCTCGCCGTGAAACAACGGAAGCGCATCTTCAAGAAGCCCTCTACCCCCAGGCCTTGA
- the obgE gene encoding GTPase ObgE: protein MKFVDEVRIHVKAGDGGNGAVAFRREKYVDRGGPSGGDGGNGGSVIFEADPQLTTLLDYRYQQHHRAKNGEGGMGSDCNGRSSDDLILKVPVGTLIRDADTDEVLADLNTAGERVVVCKGGRGGLGNMNFATSTRQTPRFAQEGTPGEERTLRLELKLLADVGLLGYPNAGKSTLISIVSRARPKIADYPFTTLVPNLGLVQYKDGLSFVMADIPGLIEGASEGVGLGLQFLRHVERCKVLIHLLDMGAEGEGRDPLHDFDVLNEELRKYSEELARKPQVVAANKLDLPHAQERLAPLTEEMRKRGIAVFPVSCATGQGMQPLLDAVAEVLFTGKTDKLHVEPPPKPRAEKKALPSERRPAEAPMKKTAEKKAPAKKAAAKKAPAKKAAAKKAPVRKAAAKKVPAKKVAAKKAPVRKAAAKKVAARKASSKKAVAKKAPARRAPAKKAAPKRARRS, encoded by the coding sequence ATGAAATTCGTCGATGAAGTCCGCATCCACGTGAAGGCCGGAGACGGAGGCAACGGGGCCGTTGCCTTCCGCCGGGAGAAGTACGTCGATCGCGGTGGCCCGAGCGGTGGAGACGGGGGCAACGGGGGCTCGGTCATCTTCGAGGCCGATCCCCAGCTCACCACGCTGCTGGACTACCGCTACCAGCAGCACCACCGGGCGAAGAACGGTGAGGGCGGCATGGGCAGCGACTGCAACGGTCGCTCGTCGGATGATCTGATCCTCAAGGTGCCCGTGGGCACGCTCATCCGCGACGCCGACACCGACGAGGTGCTGGCGGACCTGAACACGGCCGGCGAGCGCGTCGTCGTGTGCAAGGGCGGCCGGGGCGGCCTGGGCAACATGAACTTCGCCACCTCCACCCGGCAGACGCCGCGCTTCGCCCAGGAAGGCACTCCGGGCGAGGAGCGCACGCTGCGGCTGGAGCTGAAGCTGCTGGCGGACGTGGGCCTGCTGGGCTACCCGAACGCGGGCAAGAGCACGCTCATCTCCATCGTGAGCCGGGCGCGGCCGAAGATCGCCGACTACCCGTTCACCACGCTCGTGCCGAACCTGGGCCTGGTTCAGTACAAGGACGGCCTGTCCTTCGTGATGGCGGACATCCCCGGCCTCATCGAGGGCGCCAGCGAGGGCGTGGGACTGGGGCTCCAGTTCCTGCGGCACGTGGAGCGCTGCAAGGTGCTCATCCACCTGCTGGACATGGGCGCCGAGGGCGAGGGGCGTGATCCACTGCACGACTTCGACGTGCTCAACGAGGAACTGCGCAAGTACAGCGAGGAGCTGGCGCGCAAGCCGCAGGTGGTGGCCGCCAACAAGCTGGACCTGCCGCACGCGCAGGAGCGGCTCGCGCCGTTGACGGAGGAGATGCGCAAGCGCGGCATCGCCGTGTTCCCCGTCTCGTGTGCCACGGGTCAGGGCATGCAGCCGCTGCTGGACGCGGTGGCCGAGGTGCTCTTCACCGGCAAGACGGACAAGCTGCACGTGGAGCCGCCGCCGAAGCCCCGGGCGGAGAAGAAGGCGCTCCCCTCCGAGCGTCGGCCCGCCGAGGCCCCCATGAAGAAGACCGCGGAGAAGAAGGCCCCCGCGAAGAAGGCCGCGGCGAAGAAGGCTCCCGCGAAGAAGGCGGCGGCGAAGAAGGCCCCGGTGCGCAAGGCCGCCGCGAAGAAGGTTCCCGCGAAGAAGGTGGCGGCGAAGAAGGCTCCGGTGCGCAAGGCCGCCGCGAAGAAGGTGGCGGCGAGAAAGGCCTCCTCGAAGAAGGCGGTGGCGAAGAAGGCCCCAGCGCGCAGGGCTCCCGCGAAGAAGGCCGCGCCGAAGCGGGCCCGGAGGTCCTGA
- the rpmA gene encoding 50S ribosomal protein L27, whose amino-acid sequence MAHKKGQGSSRNGRDSNPQYRGVKVFAGETVSAGSILVRQLGTVIHPGANVKLGRDYTLYSTVDGVVKYERQGRDRKKVSVYPAQASA is encoded by the coding sequence ATGGCTCATAAAAAGGGACAGGGTTCGTCGCGCAACGGTCGCGATTCCAATCCGCAGTACCGCGGCGTGAAGGTGTTCGCGGGCGAGACCGTGAGCGCGGGGAGCATCCTCGTGCGGCAGCTCGGCACGGTCATCCACCCGGGCGCCAACGTGAAGCTCGGTCGTGACTACACCCTCTATTCCACGGTGGACGGGGTGGTGAAGTACGAGCGGCAGGGTCGGGACCGCAAGAAGGTCTCGGTCTATCCGGCCCAGGCGAGCGCCTAG
- the rplU gene encoding 50S ribosomal protein L21, with product MYAVIRTGGKQYRVAEGDVLRIEKVAGNVGAEVTFNDVLMLGGSDSPKVGQPTVSGARVVGKILAQDKHRKVLHFRKEKEGWTRRRGHRQPYTEVKVTSISG from the coding sequence ATGTACGCAGTCATTCGCACGGGCGGGAAGCAGTACCGCGTGGCCGAGGGCGACGTGCTCCGGATCGAGAAGGTCGCGGGGAACGTCGGCGCCGAGGTGACCTTCAATGATGTTCTGATGCTCGGTGGGAGCGACAGCCCGAAGGTGGGGCAGCCGACCGTGTCGGGCGCCAGGGTCGTGGGCAAGATTCTCGCCCAGGACAAGCACCGCAAGGTGCTGCACTTCCGCAAGGAGAAGGAGGGCTGGACGCGCCGCCGTGGCCACCGTCAGCCCTACACCGAGGTCAAGGTGACCTCCATCTCCGGCTAG
- a CDS encoding isopenicillin N synthase family dioxygenase, with protein sequence MSRATRRIPLVNLSHYRSGNAEERARFVRVFGDALKEFGFVSIEGHGIDDELIRRTYEDVASFFHLPEQVKHRYHVPEFGGQRGYTPFGKEHAKNRTVGDLKEFWHVGRDLPEGHPRRPKLAAYNVWPEEVPTFRTHTLALYRALDEAAAVMLRAVAEYFGIERNTFSDMAQDGTSVLRVIHYPPLKEKFIPGAVRAAEHEDINLLTLLCEGTASGLEILTRDGEWLPVDTLRGQIVVDSGDMMSRVTNGVIPATTHRVVNPPSAAEDNTRYSMPFFVHPHPKCVLEPLECTVTPDKPGQPPITAEAFLNQRLREIGLIK encoded by the coding sequence ATGTCCCGTGCCACCCGCCGCATCCCCCTCGTCAACCTGTCCCACTACCGCTCCGGCAACGCCGAGGAGCGCGCCCGCTTCGTCCGGGTGTTCGGCGATGCCCTCAAGGAGTTCGGGTTCGTCTCCATCGAGGGCCACGGCATCGACGACGAACTCATCCGCCGCACCTACGAGGATGTGGCGTCCTTCTTCCACCTGCCGGAGCAGGTGAAGCACCGCTACCACGTCCCCGAGTTCGGCGGTCAGCGCGGCTACACCCCCTTCGGCAAGGAGCACGCGAAGAACCGCACCGTGGGCGACCTCAAGGAGTTCTGGCACGTGGGCCGCGACCTCCCCGAGGGACACCCGCGCCGCCCCAAACTCGCCGCCTACAACGTCTGGCCGGAGGAGGTGCCCACCTTCCGCACCCACACGCTCGCCCTCTACCGCGCGCTCGACGAGGCGGCGGCGGTGATGCTGCGGGCCGTGGCCGAGTACTTCGGCATCGAGCGCAACACCTTCAGCGACATGGCGCAGGACGGCACCTCCGTTCTCCGCGTCATCCACTACCCGCCCCTGAAGGAAAAGTTCATCCCCGGCGCGGTGCGCGCCGCCGAGCACGAGGACATCAACCTCCTCACCCTCCTGTGCGAGGGCACCGCCTCGGGCCTGGAGATCCTCACCCGCGACGGCGAGTGGCTTCCCGTGGACACGCTGCGCGGGCAGATCGTCGTGGACTCGGGCGACATGATGAGCCGGGTGACCAACGGCGTCATCCCCGCAACCACCCACCGCGTGGTCAACCCGCCCTCGGCCGCCGAGGACAACACGCGCTACTCCATGCCCTTCTTCGTGCACCCCCATCCGAAGTGCGTGCTCGAACCCCTGGAGTGCACGGTGACGCCGGACAAGCCGGGCCAGCCCCCCATCACCGCGGAAGCCTTCCTTAATCAGCGCCTGCGGGAGATCGGCCTCATCAAGTAG
- a CDS encoding carbonic anhydrase produces MTPYEQLFQNNRLWAEEQLRADPDFFNRLAREQRPDFLYIGCSDSRVPANQIMGLSPGDVFVHRNVANLVNNVDLNVMSVINYGVKHLDVKHIIVCGHYGCGGVKAAMQPRDLGILNPWLRNIRDVYRMHKAELDSLEDEARRYDRLVELNVTEQYTNIIKTAAVQQSFLARGYPTVHGWVFDLRNGLIKDLNLDFRETLRNIQEVYDLTGTVWR; encoded by the coding sequence ATGACCCCGTACGAGCAGCTCTTCCAGAACAACCGCCTCTGGGCGGAGGAGCAGTTGCGAGCCGATCCCGACTTCTTCAACCGGCTCGCGCGCGAGCAACGCCCGGACTTCCTCTACATCGGCTGCTCCGACAGCCGGGTGCCCGCCAATCAGATCATGGGCCTGTCGCCAGGCGACGTATTCGTGCACCGCAACGTCGCCAACCTGGTCAACAACGTCGACCTGAACGTGATGTCGGTCATCAACTACGGCGTCAAGCACCTCGACGTGAAGCACATCATCGTGTGCGGCCATTACGGGTGCGGCGGCGTGAAGGCGGCCATGCAGCCCCGGGACCTGGGCATCCTCAATCCCTGGCTGCGCAACATCCGCGACGTGTACCGCATGCACAAGGCCGAGCTGGACTCCCTCGAGGACGAGGCGCGGCGCTACGATCGCCTCGTGGAGCTCAACGTCACCGAGCAGTACACCAACATCATCAAGACGGCCGCGGTGCAGCAGTCCTTCCTCGCCCGCGGCTACCCCACCGTGCACGGCTGGGTGTTCGACCTGCGCAACGGGCTCATCAAGGACCTGAACCTCGACTTCCGGGAGACGCTGCGCAACATCCAGGAGGTGTATGACCTGACGGGCACTGTCTGGCGCTGA
- the gatB gene encoding Asp-tRNA(Asn)/Glu-tRNA(Gln) amidotransferase subunit GatB, whose protein sequence is MPLSDFQPVIGLEVHAQQLTNTKIFCGCSTEFGAAPNHNTCPVCLGLPGVLPVLNARVVEFAIRTGLALGCTIKKTSVWSRKNYFYPDLPKGYQITQFDQPICEWGQLSIDTPEGEKVIRVRRIHMEEDAGKSVHDASASESLVDLNRAGVPLLEIVSEPDLRSADEAVDYLKALRDVLVYLGVNDGNMEEGSFRCDANVSVMRKGATAYGQRVELKNINSFRFVKQAIEYEISRQVDLIESGGKVDQETRLYDPNKGVTRSMRSKEEAHDYRYFPEPDLPPLHVTDAQIDEVAKSLPELPRAKMSRFTSQYGLPAYDARILCAERPLADYFEAVAQHFKDYKRLSNWFLGELLRLLKDEGGSVTTLRFSTVQFANLLAAVEKGSISANAGKDVFGEMFRTGKDPEAIIAEKGLSQVSDTGAIEAVVDEVLAKNAGEVEKYRAGKKQIYGFFVGQVMKAMRGKGNPALVNGLLKKKLGE, encoded by the coding sequence ATGCCCCTGAGCGATTTCCAGCCGGTCATCGGGCTCGAGGTCCACGCCCAACAGCTGACGAACACGAAGATCTTCTGCGGCTGCTCCACCGAGTTCGGCGCGGCGCCGAACCACAACACCTGTCCGGTGTGCCTGGGCCTGCCCGGGGTGCTGCCGGTGCTCAACGCGCGCGTGGTGGAGTTCGCCATCCGCACGGGACTGGCGCTCGGCTGCACCATCAAGAAGACGAGCGTGTGGAGCCGGAAGAACTACTTCTATCCGGATCTGCCCAAGGGCTATCAAATCACCCAGTTCGACCAGCCCATCTGCGAGTGGGGCCAGCTCTCCATCGACACGCCCGAGGGGGAGAAGGTCATCCGCGTGCGCCGCATCCACATGGAGGAGGACGCGGGCAAGAGCGTGCACGATGCGTCGGCCTCCGAGAGTCTGGTGGACCTGAACCGCGCGGGCGTGCCGTTGCTGGAGATCGTCAGCGAGCCGGACCTGCGGAGCGCGGACGAGGCGGTGGACTACCTCAAGGCGCTGCGGGACGTGCTGGTGTACCTCGGGGTGAACGACGGGAACATGGAGGAGGGCTCGTTCCGCTGCGACGCCAACGTGTCGGTGATGCGCAAGGGCGCCACGGCGTATGGCCAGCGGGTGGAGCTCAAGAACATCAACTCGTTCCGGTTCGTGAAGCAGGCCATCGAGTACGAGATCTCCCGGCAGGTGGACCTCATCGAGTCGGGCGGGAAGGTGGATCAGGAGACGCGGCTGTACGATCCGAACAAGGGCGTGACGCGCTCGATGCGCTCGAAGGAGGAGGCGCACGACTACCGCTACTTCCCGGAGCCGGACCTGCCGCCGCTGCACGTGACGGACGCGCAGATCGACGAGGTGGCGAAGTCGTTGCCGGAGCTGCCTCGGGCGAAGATGTCGCGCTTCACGAGCCAATACGGGCTGCCGGCGTATGACGCGAGGATTCTGTGCGCGGAGCGCCCGCTGGCGGACTACTTCGAGGCGGTGGCGCAGCACTTCAAGGACTACAAGCGGCTGTCGAACTGGTTCCTCGGGGAGCTGCTGCGGCTGCTGAAGGACGAGGGCGGGAGCGTGACGACGCTGCGCTTCTCGACGGTGCAGTTCGCCAACCTGCTGGCGGCGGTGGAGAAGGGGAGCATCTCGGCGAACGCGGGCAAGGACGTGTTCGGGGAGATGTTCCGGACGGGGAAGGACCCGGAGGCCATCATCGCGGAGAAGGGCCTGTCGCAGGTGAGCGACACGGGCGCCATCGAGGCGGTGGTGGACGAGGTGCTGGCGAAGAACGCGGGCGAGGTGGAGAAGTACAGGGCGGGCAAGAAGCAGATTTATGGCTTCTTCGTGGGCCAGGTGATGAAGGCGATGAGGGGCAAGGGCAACCCGGCCCTGGTGAACGGGCTGCTCAAGAAGAAGCTGGGCGAGTAG
- the gatA gene encoding Asp-tRNA(Asn)/Glu-tRNA(Gln) amidotransferase subunit GatA — MQLTDLTLLELAAKLASRETSSVEATQACLARIAQVDGKVKAFLRLDEHGALAAAEASDARRKDGNPLGPLDGVPVAVKDIFLTEGVETTCASRILEGFVPPYDATSVRLLKEAGLPILGKLNQDEFAMGSSNESSAFGPCHNPWDLTRTPGGSSGGSAAALAAREVFGTLGTDTGGSIRQPAALTNTVGLKPTYGRVSRYGVISYASSLDAPGPMARTVGDVAALLQVLARHDPLDSTSAPADVPDYLADLEHGVAGLRLGVPREYFVEGMDPEVEASVRAALKEYERLGATLVDLSLPHTKYALAAYYLIAPAEASSNLARYDGVRYGHRARDTKGLKDMYGLTRDQGFGPEVKRRIMLGTYALSAGYYDAYYLRAQKVRTLIREDFAKAFTQVDAVVTPTSPVPAFKLGEKVNDPLSMYLMDVCTLPCNLAGLPGLSLPCGFTKAGLPIGLQLMGRPFDEAKLLRIARAFEREHDYVRRQAPI; from the coding sequence ATGCAGCTGACCGACCTGACCCTGCTGGAGCTGGCGGCGAAGCTGGCCTCGAGGGAGACGAGCTCCGTGGAGGCCACCCAGGCGTGCCTGGCGCGCATCGCCCAGGTGGATGGGAAGGTGAAGGCCTTCCTGCGGCTGGACGAGCACGGAGCGCTGGCGGCCGCCGAGGCCAGCGATGCGCGCCGCAAGGACGGCAACCCGCTCGGGCCGCTCGATGGCGTGCCGGTGGCCGTCAAGGACATCTTCCTCACCGAGGGCGTGGAGACGACCTGCGCCTCGCGTATCCTCGAGGGCTTCGTCCCGCCGTACGACGCCACCTCGGTGAGGCTGTTGAAGGAAGCGGGCCTGCCGATCCTCGGCAAGCTCAACCAGGACGAGTTCGCGATGGGCTCGTCCAACGAATCGAGCGCCTTCGGCCCCTGCCACAACCCGTGGGATCTGACGCGGACGCCGGGAGGCTCCTCGGGAGGCTCGGCGGCGGCGCTGGCGGCGCGCGAGGTGTTCGGCACGCTGGGCACGGACACGGGCGGCTCCATCCGTCAGCCGGCGGCGCTCACCAACACCGTGGGGCTCAAGCCCACGTATGGGCGCGTGTCGCGCTACGGCGTCATCTCCTACGCCTCGTCGCTGGACGCGCCGGGCCCCATGGCTCGCACGGTGGGGGACGTGGCGGCGCTGCTGCAGGTGCTGGCGCGGCATGATCCGCTGGACTCCACCTCGGCGCCGGCGGACGTGCCGGACTACCTGGCGGACCTGGAGCACGGGGTGGCGGGGCTGAGGCTGGGCGTGCCGCGCGAGTACTTCGTCGAGGGCATGGATCCCGAGGTGGAGGCGTCGGTGCGCGCGGCCCTGAAGGAGTACGAGCGGCTGGGCGCCACGCTGGTGGACCTCTCGCTGCCGCACACGAAGTACGCGCTGGCGGCCTACTACCTGATCGCCCCGGCGGAGGCCTCGAGCAACCTGGCCCGCTACGACGGCGTGCGCTATGGCCACCGGGCGCGCGATACCAAGGGCCTCAAGGACATGTACGGCCTGACGCGCGATCAGGGCTTCGGCCCCGAGGTGAAGCGCCGCATCATGCTGGGCACCTACGCGCTGTCGGCGGGCTACTACGACGCCTACTACCTGAGGGCGCAGAAGGTGCGGACGCTCATCCGCGAGGACTTCGCGAAGGCCTTCACCCAGGTGGACGCGGTGGTGACGCCCACGTCGCCGGTGCCGGCCTTCAAGCTGGGCGAGAAGGTGAACGACCCGCTGTCCATGTACCTCATGGACGTGTGCACGCTGCCGTGCAATCTGGCGGGACTGCCCGGCCTGTCACTGCCGTGCGGCTTCACGAAGGCGGGCCTGCCCATCGGGTTGCAGCTCATGGGCCGCCCGTTCGACGAGGCGAAGCTGTTGCGGATTGCCCGGGCCTTCGAGCGCGAGCACGACTACGTGCGCCGCCAGGCCCCCATTTGA
- the gatC gene encoding Asp-tRNA(Asn)/Glu-tRNA(Gln) amidotransferase subunit GatC yields the protein MKLTVEQVRHVATLARLSLTSEEETRYAEQLSAILDAVNQLQELDVSGVEPTSHATLASSLLREDVSRPSLPPEKSLANAPAKVGTSFAVPKILE from the coding sequence ATGAAGCTCACCGTCGAGCAGGTCCGCCATGTGGCCACCCTGGCCCGGTTGTCGCTCACGTCCGAGGAGGAGACGCGTTACGCGGAGCAGCTCTCCGCCATCCTCGATGCGGTGAACCAACTCCAGGAGCTCGACGTGAGCGGAGTGGAGCCGACCTCGCATGCCACGCTCGCGTCCTCGCTCCTGCGCGAGGACGTGTCGAGGCCCTCTCTGCCCCCGGAGAAGTCGCTGGCCAACGCGCCGGCCAAGGTGGGCACCAGCTTCGCCGTTCCGAAGATCCTGGAGTGA
- a CDS encoding zf-TFIIB domain-containing protein — MATQDKPSSTEEEYFAREEIEKKRKLAIQQSQSMAAQQREELKKLHFMKCPKCGMDLQELKRGDIEIDTCFNCHGVFLDSGELERLQEQMAHEKDGRWMGAVLNLFKGK; from the coding sequence ATGGCCACCCAGGACAAGCCGTCGTCGACCGAAGAGGAGTACTTCGCGCGCGAGGAAATCGAGAAGAAGCGCAAGCTGGCCATCCAGCAGTCCCAGTCCATGGCCGCTCAGCAGCGCGAGGAGCTCAAGAAGCTGCACTTCATGAAGTGCCCCAAGTGCGGCATGGACCTGCAGGAGCTGAAGCGGGGCGACATCGAGATCGACACCTGCTTCAACTGCCATGGCGTCTTCCTGGACTCGGGCGAGCTGGAGCGGCTGCAGGAGCAGATGGCGCACGAGAAGGATGGCAGGTGGATGGGCGCCGTTCTCAACCTCTTCAAGGGCAAGTAG